One window of the Vigna radiata var. radiata cultivar VC1973A chromosome 1, Vradiata_ver6, whole genome shotgun sequence genome contains the following:
- the LOC106769036 gene encoding uncharacterized protein LOC106769036 isoform X1, producing the protein MNKMIYDTVLAKSFSRYEQKRLGYGAFVSCLFIVFSLCTVFKPYLGPVHVLNLKLLLGVDTKMLITGSSSRIAKVEGKETKKEELLCSSEERTEFCQARGDIRVQGKSSTVYIASSKATTLEKNMSRSLKPYARRDDVDAMIRVREWTLKEVNVNQKVPHCTQNHSIPAVLFSTGGYTGNHFHEFTDIVIPLFLTARQFNGEVQFIIADNRPWWISKHKPLLKKLSYYEIMDIDEDDGVHCFPRVNVGLKRHHKELSIDPKKYSYSMQDFRNFLRSSYALKRFQAIKMRNGQHRKPRLMILSRKRSRSFINTDEIEKMAKSLGFDVIIREAGKSMWGFAHVVNSCDVLLGVHGAGLTNILFLPENAVFIQVVPYGGYALDWLATNDFGTPSKDMNIKYLEYKISLEESTLVQQYPLDHMFIKDPPLIGKIGWQEFKSVYLDKQNIKLDVDRFKPTLQRALELLHK; encoded by the exons atgaataaaatgatttacGACACAGTACTGGCCAAAAGCTTTAGTCGTTATGAGCAGAAAAGGTTGGGATATGGAGCATTTGTGAGCTGCTTGTTCATAGTTTTCAGTCTTTGCACTGTGTTTAAGCCTTACTTGGGTCCTGTGCACGTGT TGAATCTGAAGCTCTTATTAGGTGTTGACACCAAAATGCTGATCACCGGCAGCTCTTCACGAATAGCCAAAG TTGAAgggaaagaaacaaagaaagagGAGCTACTGTGCAGTTCAGAAGAAAGAACAGAATTTTGCCAAGCAAGGGGGGATATCAGAGTCCAAGGAAAATCCTCCACTGTATACATTGCTTCATCTAAGGCAACAACGTTGGAAAAAAACATGTCACGGAGTTTAAAGCCTTATGCAAGAAGGGATGATGTAGATGCAATGATTCGTGTAAGAGAATGGACATTGAAGGAGGTGAATGTTAACCAGAAAGTCCCCCATTGCACCCAAAATCACAGCATTCCAGCTGTACTGTTTTCTACTGGAGGGTACACTGGTAACCACTTCCATGAATTCACTGACATTGTTATTCCGTTGTTTTTGACTGCTAGACAGTTCAATGGAGAAGTACAGTTTATCATAGCAGATAACCGTCCTTGGTGGATTTCAAAGCACAAACCACTTCTTAAGAAGCTGTCCTACTATGAGATTATGGAcattgatgaagatgatggagTTCATTGCTTCCCAAGGGTGAATGTGGGGCTCAAACGGCACCATAAAGAACTAAGCATTGACCCTAAAAAATACTCCTATTCCATGCAGGACTTCAGGAATTTTTTGAGAAGTTCCTATGCATTGAAGAGATTCCAAgcaataaaaatgagaaatggTCAACATAGGAAGCCAAGGCTCATGATTCTTTCAAGAAAAAGATCAAGATCTTTCATTAATactgatgaaatagaaaaaatggcCAAGAGTTTGGGTTTTGATGTCATCATTAGGGAAGCAGGGAAGAGCATGTGGGGCTTTGCTCATGTTGTGAATTCCTGTGATGTGTTACTGGGAGTTCATGGAGCAGGTCTCACTAACATACTTTTCCTTCCGGAAAATGCAGTTTTCATACAGGTTGTGCCTTATGGTGGGTATGCATTGGACTGGCTTGCCACAAATGACTTTGGAACGCCCTCAAAGGATATGAACATAAAGTacttagaatataaaataagcTTGGAAGAAAGCACTCTTGTACAACAATACCCGCTAGATCACATGTTTATAAAGGATCCTCCATTGATCGGGAAAATAGGGTGGCAAGAATTTAAGTCTGTGTATTTGGACAAGCAGAATATAAAGCTTGATGTTGACAGGTTTAAGCCTACATTGCAGAGAGCTCTTGAGCTATTGCATAAATGA
- the LOC106769036 gene encoding protein O-linked-mannose beta-1,4-N-acetylglucosaminyltransferase 2 isoform X2, giving the protein MLITGSSSRIAKVEGKETKKEELLCSSEERTEFCQARGDIRVQGKSSTVYIASSKATTLEKNMSRSLKPYARRDDVDAMIRVREWTLKEVNVNQKVPHCTQNHSIPAVLFSTGGYTGNHFHEFTDIVIPLFLTARQFNGEVQFIIADNRPWWISKHKPLLKKLSYYEIMDIDEDDGVHCFPRVNVGLKRHHKELSIDPKKYSYSMQDFRNFLRSSYALKRFQAIKMRNGQHRKPRLMILSRKRSRSFINTDEIEKMAKSLGFDVIIREAGKSMWGFAHVVNSCDVLLGVHGAGLTNILFLPENAVFIQVVPYGGYALDWLATNDFGTPSKDMNIKYLEYKISLEESTLVQQYPLDHMFIKDPPLIGKIGWQEFKSVYLDKQNIKLDVDRFKPTLQRALELLHK; this is encoded by the exons ATGCTGATCACCGGCAGCTCTTCACGAATAGCCAAAG TTGAAgggaaagaaacaaagaaagagGAGCTACTGTGCAGTTCAGAAGAAAGAACAGAATTTTGCCAAGCAAGGGGGGATATCAGAGTCCAAGGAAAATCCTCCACTGTATACATTGCTTCATCTAAGGCAACAACGTTGGAAAAAAACATGTCACGGAGTTTAAAGCCTTATGCAAGAAGGGATGATGTAGATGCAATGATTCGTGTAAGAGAATGGACATTGAAGGAGGTGAATGTTAACCAGAAAGTCCCCCATTGCACCCAAAATCACAGCATTCCAGCTGTACTGTTTTCTACTGGAGGGTACACTGGTAACCACTTCCATGAATTCACTGACATTGTTATTCCGTTGTTTTTGACTGCTAGACAGTTCAATGGAGAAGTACAGTTTATCATAGCAGATAACCGTCCTTGGTGGATTTCAAAGCACAAACCACTTCTTAAGAAGCTGTCCTACTATGAGATTATGGAcattgatgaagatgatggagTTCATTGCTTCCCAAGGGTGAATGTGGGGCTCAAACGGCACCATAAAGAACTAAGCATTGACCCTAAAAAATACTCCTATTCCATGCAGGACTTCAGGAATTTTTTGAGAAGTTCCTATGCATTGAAGAGATTCCAAgcaataaaaatgagaaatggTCAACATAGGAAGCCAAGGCTCATGATTCTTTCAAGAAAAAGATCAAGATCTTTCATTAATactgatgaaatagaaaaaatggcCAAGAGTTTGGGTTTTGATGTCATCATTAGGGAAGCAGGGAAGAGCATGTGGGGCTTTGCTCATGTTGTGAATTCCTGTGATGTGTTACTGGGAGTTCATGGAGCAGGTCTCACTAACATACTTTTCCTTCCGGAAAATGCAGTTTTCATACAGGTTGTGCCTTATGGTGGGTATGCATTGGACTGGCTTGCCACAAATGACTTTGGAACGCCCTCAAAGGATATGAACATAAAGTacttagaatataaaataagcTTGGAAGAAAGCACTCTTGTACAACAATACCCGCTAGATCACATGTTTATAAAGGATCCTCCATTGATCGGGAAAATAGGGTGGCAAGAATTTAAGTCTGTGTATTTGGACAAGCAGAATATAAAGCTTGATGTTGACAGGTTTAAGCCTACATTGCAGAGAGCTCTTGAGCTATTGCATAAATGA
- the LOC106763329 gene encoding 1-aminocyclopropane-1-carboxylate oxidase, giving the protein MENFPVINLENINGEERKVALEKIEDACANWGFFELVNHGIPLELLDTVERLTKEHYRKCMEQRFKEAVASKGLEGVQGEIKDMDWESTFFLRHLPHSNISEIPDLSEEYRKAMKDFAQKLEKLAEELLDLLCENLGLEKGYLKKAFYGSKGPNFGTKVANYPPCPKPELVKGLRAHTDAGGIILLLQDDKVSGLQLLKDGQWVDVPPMRHSIVVNLGDQLEVISNGKYKSVEHRVIARTDGTRMSIASFYNPAGDAVIYPAPALLETKTQVIDKVYPKFVFEDYMRLYATLKFQPKEPRFEAMKGVNTV; this is encoded by the exons ATGGAGAACTTCCCAGTGATCAACCTTGAGAATATCAATGGTGAGGAGAGAAAGGTTGCTCTAGAGAAAATTGAAGATGCTTGTGCAAACTGGGGATTTTTTGAG TTGGTAAATCATGGAATACCCCTTGAACTTTTGGATACTGTGGAAAGGTTAACGAAAGAGCATTATAGGAAATGCATGGAGCAAAGGTTCAAGGAGGCAGTGGCAAGCAAGGGGTTGGAGGGTGTCCAAGGTGAAATAAAGGACATGGACTGGGAGAGCACCTTCTTCTTGCGCCATCTTCCACATTCAAACATCTCTGAAATTCCTGATCTTAGTGAAGAGTACAG GAAGGCAATGAAGGACTTTGCTCAAAAATTGGAGAAACTTGCAGAGGAGCTGCTAGACCTTTTGTGTGAAAATCTTGGATTAGAAAAAGGGTACCTGAAGAAAGCCTTCTATGGATCAAAGGGTCCAAATTTTGGCACAAAGGTAGCAAACTACCCTCCATGTCCGAAGCCAGAGCTGGTGAAGGGTCTTCGTGCTCATACAGATGCAGGTGGGATTATACTTCTCTTGCAAGATGACAAGGTCAGTGGCCTGCAGCTTCTCAAAGATGGCCAGTGGGTGGATGTGCCTCCAATGCGCCACTCCATTGTTGTTAACCTTGGTGACCAGCTTGAG GTAATCAGCAATGGGAAATACAAAAGTGTGGAGCACCGTGTGATTGCTAGAACTGATGGTACTAGAATGTCCATAGCCTCATTCTACAACCCTGCTGGTGATGCTGTCATCTATCCTGCACCAGCGTTGCTGGAGACAAAAACGCAAGTGATAGACAAAGTATACCCAAAATTTGTGTTTGAGGATTACATGAGGCTCTACGCTACACTGAAGTTCCAACCAAAGGAACCAAGATTTGAAGCTATGAAAGGCGTGAACACAGTTTAG
- the LOC106774441 gene encoding cyclin-dependent kinase D-3 isoform X1 yields the protein MAAPDPSKKVADRYLKREVLGEGTYGVVYKAIDTHTGQTVAIKKIRLGKQKEGVNFTALREIKLLKELKDPNIVELIDAFPHKGNLHLVFEFMETDLEAVIRDRNIFLSPADTKSYLQMTLKGLAYCHKKWVLHRDMKPNNLLIGSNGQLKLADFGLARMFGSPHRRFTHQVFARWYRAPELLFGAKQYGSGVDVWASACIFAELLLRRPFLQGTSDIDQLGKIFSAFGTPTASQWPDMVYLPDYVEYQYVPAPPLRSLFPMATDDALDLLSKMFTYDPKARISVQQALEHRYFSSAPLPSDPDKLPRPAPKRESKASDFNLQEGPTVLSPPRKSRRVMPERDGFEGNSQQADKVDGGFGDFRQTTDDNSGKNESAPMSVDFSIFGLKPPNRPTINSADRTHLKRKLDLEFQQPE from the exons ATGGCAGCCCCGGATCCGTCCAAAAAAGTGGCTGATAGATATCTGAAGCGTGAAGTTCTTGGTGAAGGTACCTATGGAGTTGTGTACAAAGCCATTGACACCCAC ACAGGACAGACAgttgcaattaaaaaaattcgGCTTGGCAAGCAGAAAGAAGGAGTAAATTTTACAGCTCTTAGAGAAATAAAGCTTCTTAAAGAGCTTAAGGATCCTAATATTGTTGAATTGATAGATGCATTCCCACATAAAGGGAATTTGCATCTTGTGTTTGAATTCATGGAGACGGACCTTGAAGCTGTCATACGAGAccgaaatatttttctttcaccgGCTGATACAAAATCTTACCTTCAAATGACGCTAAAAGGTCTTGCTTATTGCCACAAGAAATGGGTTTTGCATAG GGATATGAAGCCAAATAATTTGTTGATAGGATCTAATGGACAGCTGAAACTTGCAGATTTTGGTTTAGCACGGATGTTTGGAAGCCCACACAGAAGGTTCACTCATCAG GTTTTTGCTCGGTGGTATAGAGCTCCTGAGCTATTATTTGGTGCCAAGCAGTATGGCTCTGGGGTTGACGTTTGGGCTTCAGCTTGTATATTTGCTGAACTTCTTCTTCGTCGACCCTTTTTGCAG GGTACAAGTGACATTGATCAATTAGGAAAGATTTTTTCGGCATTTGGCACTCCAACAGCTTCTCAGTGGCCTGATATGGTATACCTTCCTGATTACGTCGAATACCAATATGTTCCTGCACCCCCTCTGCGTTCTTTGTTTCCGATGGCAACTGATGATGCATTAGATTTGTTATCAAAGATGTTTACATATGATCCAAAAGCTAGAATTTCAGTGCAGCAGGCACTAGAGCATAG GTACTTTTCTTCTGCTCCTCTGCCTTCAGATCCAGACAAGCTCCCTAGACCTGCTCCTAAGAGGGAATCTAAGGCTTCTGATTTCAATTTACAGGAGGGTCCTACTGTATTATCACCTCCAAGGAAGTCTAGGAGAGTGATGCCAGAACGTGATGGGTTTGAAGGAAATTCCCAACAAGCAGATAAGGTTGATGGCGGTTTTGGTGATTTCAGACAGACAACTGATGATAATTCAGGCAAGAATGAATCAGCTCCAATGTCTGTAGATTTTTCTATCTTTGGATTAAAACCTCCAAATAGACCTACAATTAACAG TGCTGATAGAAcacatttaaaaagaaaattagatcTAGAATTTCAACAGCCAGAATGA
- the LOC106774441 gene encoding cyclin-dependent kinase D-1 isoform X2, with protein MAAPDPSKKVADRYLKREVLGEGTYGVVYKAIDTHTGQTVAIKKIRLGKQKEGVNFTALREIKLLKELKDPNIVELIDAFPHKGNLHLVFEFMETDLEAVIRDRNIFLSPADTKSYLQMTLKGLAYCHKKWVLHRDMKPNNLLIGSNGQLKLADFGLARMFGSPHRRFTHQVFARWYRAPELLFGAKQYGSGVDVWASACIFAELLLRRPFLQGTSDIDQLGKIFSAFGTPTASQWPDMVYLPDYVEYQYVPAPPLRSLFPMATDDALDLLSKMFTYDPKARISVQQALEHRYFSSAPLPSDPDKLPRPAPKRESKASDFNLQEGPTVLSPPRKSRRVMPERDGFEGNSQQADKVDGGFGDFRQTTDDNSVLIEHI; from the exons ATGGCAGCCCCGGATCCGTCCAAAAAAGTGGCTGATAGATATCTGAAGCGTGAAGTTCTTGGTGAAGGTACCTATGGAGTTGTGTACAAAGCCATTGACACCCAC ACAGGACAGACAgttgcaattaaaaaaattcgGCTTGGCAAGCAGAAAGAAGGAGTAAATTTTACAGCTCTTAGAGAAATAAAGCTTCTTAAAGAGCTTAAGGATCCTAATATTGTTGAATTGATAGATGCATTCCCACATAAAGGGAATTTGCATCTTGTGTTTGAATTCATGGAGACGGACCTTGAAGCTGTCATACGAGAccgaaatatttttctttcaccgGCTGATACAAAATCTTACCTTCAAATGACGCTAAAAGGTCTTGCTTATTGCCACAAGAAATGGGTTTTGCATAG GGATATGAAGCCAAATAATTTGTTGATAGGATCTAATGGACAGCTGAAACTTGCAGATTTTGGTTTAGCACGGATGTTTGGAAGCCCACACAGAAGGTTCACTCATCAG GTTTTTGCTCGGTGGTATAGAGCTCCTGAGCTATTATTTGGTGCCAAGCAGTATGGCTCTGGGGTTGACGTTTGGGCTTCAGCTTGTATATTTGCTGAACTTCTTCTTCGTCGACCCTTTTTGCAG GGTACAAGTGACATTGATCAATTAGGAAAGATTTTTTCGGCATTTGGCACTCCAACAGCTTCTCAGTGGCCTGATATGGTATACCTTCCTGATTACGTCGAATACCAATATGTTCCTGCACCCCCTCTGCGTTCTTTGTTTCCGATGGCAACTGATGATGCATTAGATTTGTTATCAAAGATGTTTACATATGATCCAAAAGCTAGAATTTCAGTGCAGCAGGCACTAGAGCATAG GTACTTTTCTTCTGCTCCTCTGCCTTCAGATCCAGACAAGCTCCCTAGACCTGCTCCTAAGAGGGAATCTAAGGCTTCTGATTTCAATTTACAGGAGGGTCCTACTGTATTATCACCTCCAAGGAAGTCTAGGAGAGTGATGCCAGAACGTGATGGGTTTGAAGGAAATTCCCAACAAGCAGATAAGGTTGATGGCGGTTTTGGTGATTTCAGACAGACAACTGATGATAATTCAG TGCTGATAGAAcacatttaa